One bacterium BMS3Abin08 genomic region harbors:
- the alr gene encoding alanine racemase, protein MHRGPTVEVNLDNLAYNVRFIRSEVGHRQIIAVVKADAYGHGSVEVSRVLVREGVDALAVAYIREALELRDAGFSIPIIVLFDQEPSREIVASKLTPVVNNIRFAGELSRLSLEYNNPIDVHINVDTGMGRLGLNYREAIGEFREILTLEGLNPAGVMSHFSEAGIADRTYAMLQIERFLSVKEGIERLGVRPVFHFANSAAVTRLPEAYLDAVRPGLMLYGCNPYSSHRVKPVMRVSSRLLDIRRVGKGTPLSYGRTFITKRDSLIGVLSTGYADGYFRSLSNNAEVLVRGGRAPVVGRVCMDIALVDVTDIEGVSPDDEVVLIGTQKGEVMSVEEVAEKASTIPYEVFTSLGIRGRRRYVGGA, encoded by the coding sequence ATGCATAGAGGCCCCACGGTTGAGGTAAACCTTGACAATCTGGCGTACAATGTCAGGTTTATAAGAAGTGAGGTCGGACACAGACAGATCATTGCTGTTGTCAAGGCCGATGCCTATGGACACGGCTCTGTTGAGGTTTCACGGGTTCTTGTTAGAGAGGGTGTTGATGCCCTTGCCGTCGCCTATATCCGGGAGGCATTGGAACTTAGAGACGCGGGTTTCTCAATTCCAATAATCGTTCTTTTCGATCAGGAGCCATCCAGGGAGATAGTTGCTTCCAAACTGACCCCCGTCGTCAACAACATCAGGTTTGCCGGAGAACTTTCAAGGCTCTCCCTTGAATATAATAACCCCATTGATGTTCATATAAACGTGGATACCGGCATGGGCAGGCTTGGACTGAATTACAGGGAAGCCATAGGGGAGTTCAGAGAGATCCTCACCCTTGAAGGCCTGAATCCGGCAGGGGTTATGAGTCATTTTTCCGAGGCAGGTATTGCAGACAGGACATACGCCATGTTACAGATAGAGAGGTTTCTTTCGGTTAAAGAGGGAATTGAGAGGTTAGGTGTCAGGCCTGTCTTTCATTTTGCCAATAGTGCAGCAGTGACGCGTCTGCCCGAGGCATACCTGGATGCGGTAAGACCGGGGCTGATGCTTTACGGGTGCAATCCATATTCATCTCATCGGGTCAAACCGGTTATGCGGGTCAGTTCGAGGTTGCTGGATATCAGGCGGGTAGGGAAGGGCACACCGCTGAGTTACGGCAGGACATTCATAACAAAGAGGGATAGCTTGATAGGGGTGCTTTCCACCGGGTATGCAGACGGTTATTTCAGGTCTCTCTCCAATAACGCCGAAGTGCTGGTGAGGGGAGGGAGGGCACCCGTCGTCGGCAGGGTATGCATGGATATTGCACTTGTGGATGTTACTGATATTGAGGGGGTTTCTCCGGATGATGAGGTTGTATTGATAGGCACTCAGAAAGGGGAGGTAATGTCTGTTGAGGAGGTTGCAGAGAAGGCATCAACAATTCCCTATGAGGTTTTTACATCACTTGGCATAAGGGGCAGAAGAAGGTATGTCGGTGGCGCTTGA
- the mobA gene encoding putative molybdenum cofactor guanylyltransferase, with protein sequence MNSSLTGVVLAGGSNRRFPVLKGLMKVQGERIVERNIRLLRGFFRDILISTNYPEKYFYTGEMMIGDLYPSIGPMVGIFSALLNAEGDGIFVIACDMPFVKRGLVEYLLEIESDKPVVLCSFNNRIHPLLGIYKKDAISYIEESIRGGVTEMMKLIDDIKVEVVSAEDIKGIDSDGRSFVNINTPEDYEKFIGGSICSD encoded by the coding sequence GTGAATTCATCCCTTACAGGTGTGGTACTTGCCGGGGGCTCCAACCGGAGGTTCCCTGTCTTAAAGGGCCTGATGAAGGTGCAGGGGGAACGTATTGTCGAGAGAAATATCCGGCTGTTAAGGGGGTTCTTCAGGGATATTCTGATAAGCACCAACTATCCTGAGAAGTACTTTTATACCGGTGAGATGATGATCGGAGACCTCTATCCCTCTATAGGTCCGATGGTTGGTATATTCTCCGCTTTGCTTAATGCGGAAGGGGATGGTATCTTTGTGATTGCCTGTGATATGCCCTTTGTGAAAAGGGGGCTGGTTGAGTATCTGCTGGAGATAGAATCCGATAAGCCCGTTGTTCTCTGTTCCTTCAATAACAGGATTCATCCTCTCCTTGGAATTTATAAGAAGGATGCGATATCCTATATCGAGGAGTCAATACGGGGAGGGGTTACCGAGATGATGAAGCTTATTGATGATATCAAGGTGGAGGTGGTTTCAGCTGAAGACATTAAAGGCATAGACTCGGATGGTAGAAGTTTTGTTAATATAAATACACCTGAGGACTATGAAAAATTTATAGGAGGATCAATATGTTCGGATTAG
- the tatA_2 gene encoding sec-independent protein translocase protein TatA: MFGLGMQELVIILIIVVIIFGASRLPELGKGIGQAIKNFKKATSEPDEIDVTPKKPVEKASNEEDKSETKAHKEKV; this comes from the coding sequence ATGTTCGGATTAGGGATGCAGGAGCTGGTAATCATATTAATAATTGTTGTCATCATCTTTGGTGCTTCAAGGCTTCCGGAACTGGGGAAGGGAATCGGTCAGGCAATCAAGAACTTCAAAAAGGCCACTTCAGAGCCGGATGAGATCGATGTAACTCCCAAGAAGCCTGTAGAGAAAGCATCAAACGAGGAAGACAAGAGCGAAACCAAGGCCCATAAAGAGAAGGTTTGA
- the rarA gene encoding replication-associated recombination protein A, whose protein sequence is MELFAQHIKSRPLAWRMMPETLDDFVGQDELLGKGSPLRRLIEEDRIVSLILFGPPGTGKTALARIIANLSKSHFISLNAVTAGVKDIRDALAYSRSGRTIVFLDEIHRFNKLQQDALLPHVESGEIILIGASTENPFFALVPALASRSNIFEFKPLHTEEIVRILKNALRSHRGLGEYEITVSGDLLNLIADFSSGDARRALNMLELACYTSVEPEGKKATITRESLEKSLHGNALYYDKEEHYNIASAFIKSMRGSDPDATVYWLARMIASGEDPMFIVRRIVICASEDVGNADPQALQVAVASMHALEKIGMPEGRIPLAQAAIYVAAAPKSNASYLAIERAMESVTKKPLQRVPDHLKDAHYGGAERLGRGIDYRYPHDYDGHYVQQRYLERDEVFYEPSGEGFEEVLKTRNKKRRKGI, encoded by the coding sequence ATGGAACTGTTTGCCCAGCATATAAAGAGCCGGCCTCTTGCCTGGCGCATGATGCCGGAAACACTCGATGATTTCGTCGGACAGGATGAGCTGCTTGGAAAGGGTAGCCCCCTAAGGAGACTGATCGAAGAGGACAGGATCGTCTCGCTGATCCTCTTCGGCCCCCCGGGAACGGGAAAGACCGCACTGGCCCGTATAATCGCCAATCTGTCAAAGTCACACTTTATCTCCCTGAACGCTGTAACTGCGGGTGTAAAGGATATCAGGGATGCCCTGGCCTACAGCCGGTCCGGAAGGACTATTGTCTTTCTTGACGAGATTCACAGGTTTAACAAGCTGCAGCAGGACGCACTGCTGCCCCATGTTGAATCAGGGGAAATAATACTCATCGGGGCTTCCACGGAAAATCCCTTCTTCGCCCTTGTTCCAGCCCTTGCATCCAGATCGAACATATTCGAATTCAAACCCCTGCACACTGAAGAGATTGTAAGGATACTGAAAAACGCCCTTCGATCTCACAGGGGGCTTGGTGAATACGAGATAACGGTTTCCGGCGATCTGCTTAACCTGATAGCAGATTTCTCGTCAGGGGACGCCAGAAGGGCGCTTAACATGCTTGAGCTTGCCTGTTATACATCAGTCGAGCCTGAAGGAAAGAAGGCAACCATTACCAGGGAAAGCCTTGAAAAATCCCTGCACGGCAATGCCCTCTATTACGACAAAGAGGAGCATTACAATATAGCCTCCGCATTTATCAAGAGCATGAGGGGATCCGACCCCGATGCAACCGTTTACTGGCTTGCCAGGATGATAGCTTCAGGAGAAGACCCCATGTTTATAGTTAGAAGGATTGTAATCTGTGCATCTGAGGACGTGGGAAATGCCGACCCACAGGCACTGCAGGTTGCAGTCGCCTCAATGCATGCACTTGAGAAAATCGGCATGCCTGAAGGCAGGATACCCCTTGCACAGGCTGCTATTTACGTGGCTGCAGCCCCTAAAAGCAATGCCTCATACCTCGCTATTGAGAGGGCGATGGAATCCGTCACCAAGAAACCCCTGCAGAGGGTTCCCGACCACTTAAAGGATGCACATTACGGAGGTGCCGAACGGCTCGGCAGAGGAATCGATTACAGGTACCCGCACGACTATGACGGTCATTATGTGCAACAGCGGTATCTCGAGAGAGATGAAGTTTTTTATGAACCATCCGGGGAGGGGTTTGAAGAGGTCTTGAAAACCAGAAATAAGAAAAGGAGGAAGGGGATCTAA
- the rny gene encoding ribonuclease Y, producing the protein MNTLMYLILGMSVGVAIASIVIFLNHRINKKKQISSDLETQRIINDAKRDGERIKKDASLEAKDILYHAKLEAEKELRERRNELSQIERRLRNKDEHLEKKLDQLEKREHDLTRRENEFLSRERSLRDRELRVENLLREQKERLEKISGMTAEKARGELFRRIEEETRFEAAKMIKQIEDEANDTSEKKAREIISLAIQRYSSDYVADTTVSAVALPNDEMKGRIIGREGRNIRALEAATGVDLIVDDTPEMVTISSFDPVRREIARISLERLINDGRIHPARIEEVVDKARREVDKTIREEGEKAVFDLGLSGIHNDLIKLLGRLKYRTSYGQNVLQHSREVAYLSGIMAGELGADIKLAKRAGLLHDIGKAVDHEIEGSHHEIGFNLAKKYGENEKVLNAIACHHGDIDPICVESALVAASDALSAARPGVRRESIENYIKRLQKLEEIATSQEGVDKCYAIQAGRELRIIVKPEDISDEMSSLIARDVAKNIQAELTYPGQIKVMVIRETRFVDYAK; encoded by the coding sequence ATGAATACGCTCATGTATTTAATTCTCGGTATGTCTGTCGGTGTAGCTATTGCTTCAATTGTAATATTCCTGAATCACAGGATTAACAAAAAGAAACAGATATCCTCTGACCTTGAAACACAGAGGATTATCAATGACGCAAAGAGAGACGGGGAGAGGATCAAGAAGGATGCCTCACTGGAGGCCAAGGATATACTCTACCATGCAAAATTAGAGGCTGAAAAGGAACTCAGGGAGCGTCGCAACGAACTCAGCCAGATCGAGAGACGTTTAAGAAACAAAGACGAGCACCTTGAGAAAAAACTTGATCAGCTGGAGAAGAGGGAACATGACCTCACACGGAGGGAAAATGAGTTCCTCTCGAGGGAGAGGAGCCTGAGGGACAGGGAACTCAGGGTAGAAAACCTCCTAAGGGAACAGAAAGAGCGCCTTGAAAAGATCTCCGGAATGACCGCTGAAAAGGCAAGAGGCGAACTTTTCAGGAGGATTGAGGAAGAAACGAGGTTTGAGGCTGCAAAAATGATCAAACAGATCGAGGATGAAGCCAATGATACCTCGGAGAAGAAGGCCAGGGAGATAATAAGTCTTGCGATACAGAGATACTCGAGTGACTACGTGGCAGATACGACTGTTTCCGCCGTCGCACTACCCAACGATGAGATGAAAGGCAGGATCATAGGAAGGGAAGGAAGAAATATCAGGGCACTTGAGGCAGCTACCGGTGTTGACCTGATTGTAGATGATACACCCGAGATGGTAACCATCTCATCATTCGATCCCGTCAGGAGAGAAATTGCCAGGATATCCCTCGAACGACTGATTAATGACGGCCGTATCCATCCCGCAAGGATAGAAGAGGTGGTGGATAAGGCAAGACGCGAGGTAGACAAGACAATACGTGAAGAGGGGGAAAAGGCGGTCTTCGACCTCGGACTCAGTGGTATCCACAATGACCTGATTAAACTCCTGGGCAGACTGAAATACAGGACATCCTATGGACAGAACGTGCTTCAGCATTCCCGGGAGGTGGCTTATCTGTCGGGCATAATGGCAGGAGAACTCGGCGCTGATATCAAGCTTGCCAAGCGGGCCGGACTCCTTCACGACATAGGCAAGGCCGTTGATCATGAGATAGAGGGGTCTCACCATGAAATCGGCTTCAATCTTGCCAAGAAGTACGGTGAGAATGAAAAGGTACTGAATGCGATTGCCTGCCACCATGGAGATATCGATCCCATATGTGTTGAGTCCGCCCTTGTGGCTGCCTCGGACGCCCTCTCAGCCGCCAGACCGGGTGTGAGAAGAGAGAGTATTGAGAACTACATAAAAAGGCTCCAGAAACTGGAAGAGATCGCAACCTCACAAGAAGGAGTCGACAAATGCTATGCCATACAGGCAGGCAGGGAACTGAGGATTATAGTGAAACCGGAAGATATATCCGATGAGATGTCCTCACTAATTGCAAGGGATGTGGCAAAAAACATACAGGCTGAACTGACCTATCCCGGCCAGATCAAGGTGATGGTAATCAGGGAGACAAGATTCGTGGATTATGCAAAATAG